From a single Miscanthus floridulus cultivar M001 chromosome 8, ASM1932011v1, whole genome shotgun sequence genomic region:
- the LOC136470127 gene encoding uncharacterized protein — protein sequence MDSPFWGIVPRKASLPLGQITLLVQFGTVKHFHVDYFNFLVADFNLAYHAILGRPALTKFIAMPHYTYLVLKMPTEQGVLSLLANLDIAYSCEKERFTLAEAINISICM from the coding sequence ATGGACTCTCCATTTTGGGGGATTGTTCCTAGAAAAGCATCCCTACCACTAGGACAGATTACACTGCTGGTACAATTTGGCACTGTCAAGCACTTCCACGTCGACTACTTCAACTTCCTGGTTGCCGACTTCAACTTGGcataccatgccatccttggtcgaccagcccTCACCAAGTTTATAGCCATGCCACACTACACATACCTGGTATTGAAGATGCCGACAGAGCAAGGGGTCCTCTCCCTACTCGCCAACCTCGACATCGCCTACTCCTGTGAGAAGGAAAGGTTCACGCTCGCCGAGGCTATTAACATCTCCATCTGCATGTAG